The following proteins are encoded in a genomic region of Arachis ipaensis cultivar K30076 chromosome B02, Araip1.1, whole genome shotgun sequence:
- the LOC107628132 gene encoding uncharacterized protein At4g00950, giving the protein MSGCKTESETEQEQSNTSILLPIFKFNPQTTMVDYSYSYSSSPERSGIVTPPLCTLASVPFGWEEEPGKPRITSSPSSNTNAIVTLTNSKSKSKSLQLPPRLQQLVHDEGDDDATKVHSPSSVLEGPYCISRSNTCHLPPSSRALDKGMRMKERGWFGSLRGRKGFNVKREVSRGSYVFSSNSTSSADEDYHDNKVRSVTKMQRSRSISHLFHAKPWVSFDV; this is encoded by the exons ATGAGTGGTTGTAAAACAGAGTCAGAAACAGAGCAAGAACAGAGTAACACATCAATTCTTCTACCAATATTCAAGTTCAATCCTCAAACAACAATGGTggattattcttattcttattcttcttctcctGAGAGGTCAGGGATTGTAACTCCACCACTTTGCACCTTAGCTTCAGTACCATTTGGTTGGGAAGAGGAACCTGGCAAGCCAAGAAtaacttcttctccttcttctaatACTAATGCCATTGTTACTTTGACCAACTCAAAGTCAAAGTCAAAGTCGTTGCAACTTCCTCCAAGGTTGCAACAACTAGttcatgatgaaggtgatgatgatGCAACCAAAGTTCACTCACCAAGCAGTGTATTGGAGGGTCCTTATTGTATCTCAAGAAGCAACACTTGCCACCTTCCTCCGTCTTCTAGA GCTCTAGACAAAGGAATGAGAATGAAGGAGAGAGGGTGGTTTGGTTCATTAAGGGGAAGGAAGGGCTTCAATGTCAAAAGGGAAGTGAGTAGGGGCAGTTATGTCTTTTCTTCTAATTCTACATCTTCTGCTGATGAAGATTATCATGACAATAAGGTGAGAAGTGTGACAAAGATGCAACGTTCTAGAAGCATTTCCCACCTCTTCCATGCCAAGCCATGGGTAAGTTTTGATGTttaa
- the LOC107623742 gene encoding uncharacterized protein LOC107623742 (The sequence of the model RefSeq protein was modified relative to this genomic sequence to represent the inferred CDS: added 17 bases not found in genome assembly), protein MMAAAAAEVRAAWQRTANRCFVQEDAKRAPKLACCQPCCTASKPVDAGTANAADESNHAAVSATSFNNKSSLSNLTPDSRWWLHPQPSSGSRKGLTYEELISLQDDIEILKASDETKAFKRNDATQFSDKNDFVDCSMSLESDFSWIEVGKSWPWWRTSDRDELASFVSQKSVNHIENCDLPPPQKYLSRQPCGSADSTARSKGSLLELSCDTRHVYLASNKSSSIYSSIHEDDMDQVLEGNHSKTQLIEALCRSQTRARMAEEAAKQAYAEKEHIITLFFKQASQLFAYKQWFQLLLLENLHIQLKNSKDQQISGLFQAPASFECGAKPWKTRHKPKGDITTTYAVAFALGLSLVGAGLILGWSVGWMLPRL, encoded by the exons GGCGGAAGTGAGAGCGGCTTGGCAAAGAACGGCTAACCGTTGCTTTGTCCAAGAAGATGCAAAGAGAGCTCCCAAGTTAGCATGTTGTCAACCTTGCTGCACAGCTTCGAAACCGGTCGATGCCGGAACTGCCAATGCAGCAGATGAATCTAATCATGCTGCTGTTAGTGCCACCtcttttaacaacaaatcttcaCTTTCCAATCTAACACCTGACTCAAGATGGTGGTTGCACCCGCAGCCGAGTTCCGGATCTCGAAAAGGTTTAACATATGAAGAGTTAATTTCATTACAGGATGACATTGAGATTTTGAAAGCTAGTGATGAAACTAAAGCGTTCAAAAGAAATGATGCTACTCAGTTTAGTGATAAGAATGATTTTGTTGACTGCTCGATGTCCTTAGAATCAGATTTTTCTTGGATTGAAGTTGGTAAGTCATGGCCTTGGTGGCGAACTTCGGATAGAGACGAGTTAGCTTCCTTTGTTTCGCAGAAATCGGTGAACCACATTGAGAATTGCGACCTTCCTCCGCCGCAGAAGTATCTTAGTAGGCAGCCTTGTGGCTCTGCCGATTCGACGGCTCGATCGAAGGGAAGTTTACTGGAACTTTCTTGCGATACAAGGCATGTATATCTTGCTTCTAACAAGTCTTCAAG CATTTATAGCTCAATCCATGAGGATGATATGGATCAAGTTTTGGAGGGAAACCATAGCAAAACACAACTGATAGAAGCACTGTGTCGCTCTCAAACAAGGGCGAGGATGGCGGAAGAGGCTGCGAAACAGGCTTATGCCGAGAAAGAGCACATTATTACACTGTTTTTCAAACAGGCTTCACAACTCTTCGCCTATAAGCAATGGTTTCAGTTGCTGCTTCTAGAAAATCTTCACATTCAGCTCAAGAATAGCAAGGATCAGCAAATCTCTGGTCTCTTCCAGGCTCCGGCGTCCTTTGAATGTGGCGCGAAACCTTGGAAGACAAGGCATAAACCAAAAGGTGATATCACAACAACATATGCTGTGGCATTTGCTTTAGGATTGAGTCTTGTTGGTGCTGGCTTGATCTTAGGATGGAGTGTTGGATGGATGTTACCGCGTTTGTAG
- the LOC110268649 gene encoding uncharacterized protein LOC110268649 gives MADSSTSSTSSTSQNASKPRKRSHFRAKIKVQNIQIVVRNLHQNNIKLSVKNLKRKRSKYTQHKMAARNQTKDLKCATHLLSDKFRNMAEEKKAIVRDLGFGGLMHVPPLRVDHQLLRELANNFKLGENRLKTGYGSFQITPKTIGDALGINATGN, from the exons ATGGCagactcttccacttcctccacttcttccacttctcaaaacgCTTCGAAACCAAGGAAACGCTCCCATTTTCGAGCAaaaatcaaagttcaaaataTCCAAATCGTTGTTCGAAACCTCCATCAAAACAACATCAAACTCTCCGTGAAGAATCTGAAGAGAAAACGAAGCAAATACACTCAAC ACAAAATGGCAGCAAGAAACCAAACAAAGGATCTTAAGTGTGCCACACATCTCCTGAGTGATAAGTTCAGAAACATGGCTGAGGAGAAGAAGGCAATTGTCAGGGATCTCGGATTTGGTGGGTTGATGCACGTCCCACCTCTAAGGGTGGATCACCAACTCTTAAGGGAACTGGCAAACAACTTCAAACTTGGGGAGAACAGACTGAAGACAGGATATGGTTCTTTCCAAATAACACCAAAGACAATAGgtgatgcgcttggcatcaatgcaacaggtaactag
- the LOC107626669 gene encoding cGMP-gated cation channel alpha-1-like: MDSRKRKQRQEEPDSDSESESEQSDESEESSPAEKEKEKKKTKTTPKKTQPKKKKVLVEDSPPKEDQYFDGETYEISSDELDEWLRENVDKSAAEGYVLMGCLFHILLCFAC, from the exons atggactcCAGAAAAAGAAAGCAGAGGCAAGAGGAGCcagattctgattcagaatctgaatctgaacaaagtgatga GAGTGAAGAATCATCACCtgcagagaaggagaaggagaagaaaaaaacaaaaacaacaccaaaaaa aacacaaccaaaaaagaaaaaagttctcGTGGAGGATTCACCTCCTAAAGAAGACCAATACTTTGACGG TGAGACATATGAAATATCAAGTGACGAACTGGATGAATGGCTAAGGGAAAATGTTGATAAATCTGCTGCAGAGGGGTATGTCTTGATGGGCTGTCTATTTCATATTTTGTTGTGTTTTGcatgctaa
- the LOC107623750 gene encoding LOW QUALITY PROTEIN: uncharacterized protein LOC107623750 (The sequence of the model RefSeq protein was modified relative to this genomic sequence to represent the inferred CDS: deleted 2 bases in 1 codon; substituted 1 base at 1 genomic stop codon) yields MNQRNSSSINPIDHLPLQLHRSDVVPPSPSPTSAIDFLPDFAGYSWIAYAASSLLSITHFPSPLSHKQTRIGSIFRQLFELSGDPSSFVSAVSWCPRTPSSGELAASAQNCIWVFHHRSATSKGSFCWSQNAVLVQQTKVEAIKWTESGDGIVSGGSEVVFWKESNKRWEIAWKFKVDQPQTLVCTTWSIEGPSATTAHHGKGQVEGSLANQASKCVLVIQNNGQSEYSTANLRHPLPVVMIQWRPPRRRLSNGYEGHSVRHVLLTCCLDGTARLWSEIDHGKARRNAKDTNDLKITERSFCVVGVIEINQALNGTLGSNIFVSWGREMEGIFKIGEGVKQDFSKERFKDDVRNCEWLIGFGPGMLLSFWAVHCLDDISPLRFPRITLWRKHEFQANDIGSTHKFDSSDFKNALLLHKVSILRNCLSGPPIVCSPLQLLHCNSLVWSYLRIQAIDDTVETSLDKAKTDYISNLSGGVLNLDGHSEKILKVSIHPHICEVQFAASLDKNGLILFWSLSNISNCILKCPTLVPSWELCGKLVTQGSCSKYTSLRWAPSVLNDNLVLFMGHARGVDCFIVNICRTEEENVECHYLCTIPFNGHGPFKHGPSDIFAIPLNSTCNKTFHNNKIMLLAIWIGRFQALSWEVNLHSFDMSTSCCACGIDAKIPDNGDIWAFESTFANKRYFIAVNPCSSEYPTPDDLVTSFAVVDAVTLSHRQQELGFADDLCSGYPASIMATGCSNGSLKLWRSNCGNRSALHLPWELVGMFTAHDGPVNHICFTDCGQKIATCCNRRDSNGVNTIHIWDAVNLISEGTFILEDRLTFESNICSLNWLTLGTGQLLLGVCLENELQVFAQRRFDGMTLSNSVKFPKINIWINIAFAQTSLPIRDFLWGPRATAVVVHENYFSIFGHWLFHEDRKQGSNFHFRDSKPNAANCKGEIYEDGPTVLTDCDSMQSSNINMRDDNRSSSLCLAKKQLKSEICTNIGLWSILEVAETISRPLPTYHPDILLTNISSGNWKRAYVAVKHFVEYLTSNNDPKIRFVSKNKGLPEMSLSYYLEGSLSEGSQDRRFQWSGDIASITSTSHMESSISTSTKSELNGFVESIENSPELLHLTNVEKSEILAIIDLLGEVCSPHLSSAYQSLDEPGRRFWVALRFQQLFFHRKFARAASFEELNVNSRLFVWAYHSDSLENLFGSVIPSEPSWQEIRALGVGFWFDALFILNFXMEKLARAQYLKNKNPRDCALLYIALNRIQVLAGLFKLSKDEKDKPLVAFLSRNFQDEKNKAAALKNAYVLLGKHQVELAISFFLLGGDHSSAVNICAKNLGDEQLALVICRLVEGHGGPLERHLITKYILPSAIEKGDYWLASLLEWEMGNYYQSFHRMLEFSITLVAQESTVMSNCGPFLDPSVGTFCHMLATKNSLRNAVGEQNSAILLRWATLMTVTSLKRCGNVVEALECFSSSMSMHGTADQGSDLNVSHNVLSSPLKPLPRKSSNWLSSDVSVHLEFHKKLNLALRYLLKLIREHPSWLETFTEPVGEASYDDECMIQYEKSVESFKQKLCTGISLYERRFLLPPRSLISKILLFLCHHGLLYIGYDIADGCARGELSQKKSDVSDAFSLYRCQVKPFFKTVEEISFFYSRFISACSMGYSEQSSTSIEKVASTESRSMFSDASKSHFGGVLISLWYLRAIFKIELRSISIDHVKEHLDILDLFEYFLQFSLAWLQRNSGALLFMVEPFLTANANGCNHYEADMVNLKNRFPKFAELLTRNSFTTNVQNLQVSECTEDGKVDDTKHSIPEDERWKILGICLWRHMSRFMISNLNLVLDKLEDGNSSGSFHRNFAHREFTLLSVDSDSISLPEQIRLLSFSLCDLLTTTVTHISSYHVKQLAEYLWQKLENNSTVMTLEWLKQPRQSESSQKQNLDILELVNGKDECSVHQLLWDHCADQKLISECFAQEKLNWSNYLDHVPTKGWNDMHILLTGQHKTDDMRDKESKLGIPLQTPEVQSPVKGMFQSGNASTSSNQKDISSRNISIFQTYVYNNDTDSTFEQALCINSTDQQEAAVASNRKGIVFFRMEDGMPSSDKSSDFLWAKADWPQDGWAGSESTPAPTCVSPGVGLGNNKGAHLGLGGATVGVGSSVWPSKDFTGGGALGVKGFAGIGAYGLGWGIQQDFEDVVDPPATMENVTTKALSSHPMRPFFLVGSSNTHIYLWEFNKNKAMATYGVLPAANVPPPYALASISALKFDHFGHRFASAALDGTVCTWQLEVGGRSNVHPTESSLCFSGHASDVAYLSSSGSIIAVAGYSSNAVNVVIWDTLAPPTTSRASILCHEGGAHSLSVFDSHVGGGSVSPIIVTGGKGGDVGLHDFRYIATGKTKRHRRIDTMGHSPTASSTHDKDQKTDGMLWYIPKAHSGTVTKVVTIPNTSLFLTGGTDGDVKLWDAQNTKLVHHWSRIHDKHTFVQPSSRGFGGVVRAAVTDIQVVSQGFLSCGGDGTVKLLRLSGHLDSHGVKL; encoded by the exons ATGAATCAAAGAAATTCTTCTTCTATTAACCCCATCGATCACTTGCCACTCCAACTCCACCGATCCGACGTCGTTCCACCGTCACCTTCCCCTACTTCCGCCATCGATTTCCTCCCCGATTTCGCCGGATACTCATGGATCGCTTACGCTGCTTCCTCTCTCCTTTCCATCACTCACTTCCCTTCTCCTCTCTCTCACAAACAGACTCGCATCGGTTCCATTTTCCGCCAACTCTTCGAGCTCTCCGGCGACCCTTCTTCCTTTGTCTCCGCCGTCTCATGGTGCCCCCGGACCCCTTCCTCCGGTGAACTCGctgcttcagctcaaaattgcaTCTGGGTCTTTCACCATCGATCTGCTACCTCAAAAG GTTCTTTTTGTTGGAGCCAGAATGCAGTGCTTGTACAACAAACGAAGGTGGAGGCCATCAAATGGACAGAATCAGGGGATGGAATAGTTTCCGGCGGAAGCGAGGTGGTTTTCTGGAAAGAGAGTAATAAGCGTTGGGAAATAGCTTGGAAGTTCAAAGTGGATCAACCTCAAACTCTTGTTTGCACAACCTGGTCTATTGAGGGCCCTTCGGCAACCACGGCACATCATGGTAAAGGACAAGTTGAGGGGTCATTAGCAAATCAGGCAAGCAAATGTGTCTTGGTAATTCAAAACAATGGACAATCTGAATATTCAACAGCCAATCTACGGCATCCTCTACCTGTCGTAATGATTCAGTGGAGACCGCCAAGAAGAAGGCTATCAAACGGATATGAGGGGCATTCAGTTAGGCATGTATTATTGACCTGCTGCTTAGATGGAACTGCAAGGCTATGGAGCGAGATTGATCATGGGAAGGCTAGAAGGAATGCGAAGGATACCAATGATCTAAAGATCACGGAACGCTCTTTTTGTGTTGTTGGTGTAATTGAGATTAATCAAGCCTTGAATGGAACCCTAGGTTCAAATATATTTGTATCATGGGGAAGAGAAATGGAGGGAATATTTAAAATCGGTGAAGGAGTGAAGCAAGATTTCTCCAAAGAAAGATTCAAGGACGATGTTAGAAATTGTGAATGGCTAATAGGTTTTGGTCCTGGAATGTTGCTAAGCTTTTGGGCTGTCCACTGTCTTGATGACATTTCGCCACTTAGATTTCCTCGAATTACATTATGGAGGAAACATGAATTCCAGGCCAATGACATAGGAAGCACTCATAAGTTTGATTCATCTGATTTTAAAAATGCATTACTTCTGCATAAAGTCAGTATATTGAGGAACTGCTTGTCTGGTCCACCTATAGTCTGCTCTCCACTCCAGTTATTACATTGCAATTCTTTAGTTTGGTCATATTTGCGTATTCAAGCAATAGACGATACTGTTGAGACCTCCCTTGATAAAGCCAAAACGGATTACATCTCCAATTTGAGTGGTGGAGTTTTAAACTTAGATGGTCACAGTGAGAAAATTTTAAAGGTTTCAATTCATCCTCATATATGCGAAGTTCAATTTGCTGCTTCTCTTGATAAGAATGGGCTGATTCTTTTTTGGTCACTTTCTAACATTTCAAACTGCATTTTGAAATGTCCAACTTTGGTTCCTTCTTGGGAACTTTGTGGGAAGCTTGTAACTCAAGGCTCATGCTCGAAGTATACAAGTTTGAGGTGGGCACCTTCAGTACTTAATGACAACCTGGTTTTATTTATGGGACATGCCAGGGGGGTTGATTGCTTCATAGTCAATATTTGTCGAACTGAAGAAGAAAATGTAGAATGCCACTACTTATGCACTATTCCTTTTAATGGTCATGGTCCTTTTAAGCATGGCCCATCTGATATATTTGCAATTCCTTTGAACTCGACTTGTAATAAAACGtttcataataataaaattatgctATTGGCAATTTGGATAGGGAGATTCCAGGCCTTATCATGGGAAGTTAACTTACACTCATTCGATATGTCAACAAGCTGTTGTGCATGTGGTATTGATGCTAAAATCCCCGATAATGGTGATATTTGGGCATTTGAAAGTACATTTGCTAATAAAAGATATTTCATTGCTGTAAATCCTTGTTCTTCTGAGTATCCAACGCCTGATGATCTAGTTACCAGCTTTGCTGTGGTTGATGCAGTCACTCTAAGCCACAGACAGCAGGAGTTAGGCTTTGCAGATGATCTATGTAGTGGTTATCCTGCATCTATTATGGCCACGGGTTGTTCCAATGGTAGCTTGAAACTTTGGAGAAGTAACTGTGGCAACCGATCAGCTCTGCACTTGCCATGGGAGCTTGTGGGTATGTTTACTGCACATGATGGTCCGGTCAATCATATATGTTTCACTGATTGTGGTCAGAAGATAGCTACTTGCTGCAACAGAAGAGATTCAAATGGCGTCAATACCATTCATATATGGGATGCTGTAAACCTGATCAGTGAAGGGACTTTTATTTTGGAAGACAGGCTAACTTTTGAAAGTAATATTTGTAGTCTAAATTGGTTAACTTTAGGTACTGGTCAGTTGCTGCTTGGAGTTTGCTTGGAAAATGAATTACAAGTTTTTGCGCAGAGGCGTTTTGATGGTATGACTTTGTCAAACTCTGTAAAGTTTCCGAAGATTAATATATGGATTAATATTGCATTTGCTCAGACTTCCCTTCCAATTCGTGATTTCTTGTGGGGTCCCAGAGCTACAGCAGTGGTAGTTCATGAAAATTACTTTAGTATATTTGGTCACTGGTTGTTTCACGAGGATAGAAAACAAGGGAGTAATTTTCATTTCCGTGATTCCAAGCCAAATGCCGCTAATTGCAAGGGTGAAATATATGAAGACGGACCTACAGTTCTTACCGATTGTGACTCCATGCAGTCCTCCAATATTAATATGAGGGATGATAACCGATCAAGTAGCTTATGTCTGGCCAAGAAGCAATTGAAGTCTGAAATTTGCACGAACATTGGCTTATGGAGCATCTTAGAAGTAGCTGAGACAATTAGTAGGCCTTTGCCTACATATCACCCCGATATTCTCCTCACTAATATAAGTTCAG GAAATTGGAAACGTGCTTATGTAGCTGTGAAACATTTTGTTGAATATTTGACTTCTAATAATGATCCTAAAATAAGGTTCGTCTCCAAAAATAAGGGTCTTCCAGAGATGAGTTTGTCATACTATCTAGAAGGAAGCCTGTCAGAAGGTTCCCAAGACAGGAGATTCCAATGGAGTGGAGATATTGCGTCAATCACGTCAACTTCTCACATGGAAAGTAGCATTTCTACCTCAACAAAGTCTGAGCTTAATGGCTTTGTTGAATCCATTGAGAATTCGCCCGAGTTATTGCATTTGACCAATGTAGAGAAGTCAGAGATTCTTGCAATCATTGATTTGCTTGGCGAAGTTTGTAGTCCACACTTGTCTTCTGCATACCAAAGTCTTGATGAACCTGGCAGGAG GTTCTGGGTTGCGTTGAGGTTTCAGCAACTGTTTTTTCACCGAAAGTTTGCTAGAGCTGCGTCTTTCGAAGAATTGAATGTTAATTCAAGGTTGTTTGTGTGGGCTTACCACTCTGATTCCCTAGAAAATTTATTTGGTTCTGTCATACCCAGTGAACCATCATGGCAAGAAATCCGTGCTTTGGGTGTGGGCTTTTG GTTTGATgctttatttattcttaatttttagaTGGAGAAATTGGCAAGAGCTCAATATTTGAAAAACAAGAATCCTAGGGATTGTGCACTGCTATATATTGCACTAAACCGAATTCAAGTTTTGGCTGGCCTTTTCAAACTCAGTAAGGATGAGAAAGACAAGCCTTTAGTGGCCTTTCTTTCGCGTAATTTTCAG GATGAGAAAAATAAAGCTGCTGCTTTGaaaaatgcatatgtgttgttgGGAAAGCATCAGGTGGAATTAGCTATCTCGTTTTTTTTGCTCGGAGGTGATCATTCTTCTGCTGTAAATATTTGTGCTAAGAACCTTGGGGATGAACAACTTGCACTAGTTATTTGTCGCCTTGTTGAGGGCCATGGTGGACCATTGGAGCGTCACTTAATAACAAAGTATATACTTCCTTCTGCAATTGAAAAGGGAGACTACTGGCTTGCAAGCCTTCTGGAG TGGGAAATGGGTAATTATTATCAATCTTTTCATAGAATGCTAGAGTTTTCAATAACTCTGGTGGCTCAGGAGTCCACTGTCATGTCCAATTGTGGTCCTTTTCTGGATCCAAGTGTTGGTACTTTTTGCCATATGTTAGCAACAAAGAATAGCCTCAGGAATGCTGTCGGGGAGCAAAATTCAGCAATTCTTTTAAGATGGGCTACTTTGATGACAGTTACTTCCCTAAAACGATGTGGCAATGTT GTTGAGGCATTGGAATGTTTCTCATCTTCAATGAGCATGCATGGGACAGCAGATCAAGGGAGCGATTTGAATGTCAGCCATAATGTGCTTTCCAGTCCATTAAAGCCTTTGCCAAGAAAATCTTCTAACTGGTTGTCCTCCGATGTGTCTGTTCATCTGGAGTTCCATAAGAAATTGAATTTGGCACTACGCTACTTACTGAAATTGATAAGAGAGCATCCAAGTTGGCTTGAGACTTTCACTGAACCTGTTGGGGAAGCTTCTTATGATGATGAATGTATGATACAATATGAGAAATCAGTTGAAAGTTTTAAGCAAAAGTTATGCACAGGGATTTCTCTATATGAACGGAGGTTTTTGTTGCCTCCTAGGTCTCTTATCAGTAAG ATTTTACTCTTTCTATGCCATCATGGATTATTGTACATTGGGTATGATATCGCCGATGGATGCGCTCGAGGAGAACTATCTCAAAAGAAGAGTGATGTGTCTGATGCTTTCAGTTTATATCGCTGTCAGGTTAAACCCTTCTTTAAGACTGTAGAAGAAATCTCCTTTTTCTACTCAAGATTCATTTCTGCCTGCAGCATGGGATATTCTGAACAAAGTTCTACTTCTATTGAGAAAGTTGCATCTACGGAGAGTCGATCTATGTTTTCTGATGCTTCGAAGTCTCACTTTGGAGGTGTTCTGATTTCATTATGGTATTTAAGAGCCATTTTCAAGATCGAATTGCGGTCCATCAGCATAGATCATGTCAAAGAACATCTAGATATCCTTGATTTATTTGAGTACTTTTTACAGTTTTCCTTAGCTTGGCTTCAAAGAAACTCAGGAGCACTTTTATTTATGGTGGAACCATTCTTGACTGCAAATGCTAATGGTTGTAATCATTATGAGGCTGATATGGTGAATCTGAAGAACCGTTTTCCCAAATTTGCAGAGTTGTTGACTCGAAATTCATTCACAACAAATGTACAAAACCTCCAAGTCTCTGAATGTACAGAAGATGGAAAAGTTGATGACACAAAGCATTCAATTCCAGAAGATGAAAGATGGAAGATTCTAGGGATCTGCTTGTGGCGACATATGTCTAGATTTATGATATCTAATTTAAATTTGGTTCTTGATAAACTTGAAGATGGTAACAGTTCAGGTTCTTTCCACAGAAATTTTGCTCATAGGGAGTTCACGCTCTTAAGTGTTGATTCCGATAGCATCAGCTTGCCTGAACAGATTCGATTACTCTCGTTTAGCTTATGTGATTTACTGACAACAACAGTTACCCACATTTCTTCTTACCATGTCAAGCAACTTGCAGAATATTTGTGGCAGAAATTGGAGAATAATTCGACTGTGATGACTCTTGAATGGCTGAAACAACCACGTCAATCAGAATCCAGTCAAAAACAAAACCTGGACATCTTGGAACTGGTGAATGGGAAAGATGAATGTTCAGTTCATCAGTTACTGTGGGACCACTGTGCCGATCAAAAATTAATATCGGAATGCTTTGCTCAGGAAAAACTCAATTGGTCAAATTATTTGGATCATGTGCCTACTAAAGGATGGAACGACATGCATATACTTCTGACAGGGCAACATAAAACTGATGACATGCGTGATAAAGAATCTAAACTTGGCATTCCATTACAAACTCCTGAAGTTCAATCTCCTGTTAAAGGAATGTTCCAAAGTGGCAATGCTTCGACAAGTTCCAACCAGAAAGATATATCTAGTAGGAACATTTCAATTTTCCAAACC TATGTGTATAATAACGACACCGATTCTACATTTGAACAGGCATTGTGTATAAACTCTACTGATCAACAGGAAGCTGCAGTTGCTAGCAACCGGAAG GGTATAGTATTCTTCCGTATGGAAGATGGGATGCCTTCAAGTGATAAGTCATCAGACTTCTTGTGGGCCAAGGCTGATTGGCCACAAGATGGGTGGGCAGGTTCGGAATCTACTCCTGCTCCTACATGTGTTTCGCCTGGTGTTGGTCTTGGCAACAACAAAGGCGCACACCTTGGGCTCGGTGGAGCAACTGTTGGCGTAGGTTCTTCAGTTTGGCCTAGCAAAGACTTTACTGGTGGTGGAGCATTAGGAGTTAAAGGTTTTGCTGGTATTGGTGCCTATGGATTAGGTTGGGGAATTCAACAAGATTTTGAAGATGTTGTTGATCCACCTGCGACTATGGAGAACGTAACTACGAAGGCTTTGTCTAGTCATCCGATGAGACCTTTCTTCTTGGTTGGCTCAAGCAATACACACATTTATTTGTGGGAG TTCAATAAGAACAAAGCTATGGCTACATATGGAGTGCTACCCGCCGCCAATGTACCTCCACCTTATGCCCTTGCATCAATATCAGCTTTGAAGTTTGATCACTTCGGACATCGGTTCGCTAGTGCTGCATTAGATGGAACTGTCTGTACGTGGCAATTGGAGGTAGGAGGAAGGAGCAATGTTCATCCAACAGAATCATCACTCTGCTTTAGCGGTCATGCGTC GGATGTCGCCTACTTGTCTTCAAGTGGATCAATTATAGCTGTAGCTGGGTATAGCTCTAATGCTGTTAATGTGGTTATATGGGACACTTTAGCTCCACCAACAACTTCCCGTGCTTCGATTCTATGTCATGAAG GTGGTGCGCACTCCCTTTCTGTTTTCGATAGCCATGTAGGCGGCGGTTCTGTTTCCCCAATTATCGTGACTGGTGGTAAAGGTGGTGATGTTGGTCTCCACGACTTCCGCTATATAGCGACTGGAAAGACGAAAAGGCACAGGCGTATTGATACTATGGGGCATAGCCCTACTGCGTCTTCGACTCATGATAAGGACCAGAAAACAGATGGTATGCTTTGGTATATTCCAAAGGCTCACTCAG GGACTGTTACAAAAGTCGTTACCATCCCGAATACAAGTTTGTTTCTAACTGGAGGCACAGATGGAGATGTCAAACTCTGGGATGCTCAGAACACAAAGTTAGTACATCATTGGTCCAGGATACATGATAAGCACACCTTCGTGCAGCCGAGTTCCCGTGGATTTGGTGGTGTTGTTCGG GCTGCTGTTACGGATATACAAGTTGTTTCGCAAGGTTTCCTCTCGTGTGGTGGGGATGGAACTGTGAAGTTGCTACGGCTCAGCGGTCACCTTGATAGCCATGGAGTCAAACTATGA